In the genome of Planctomyces sp. SH-PL62, the window TGCAGCCGCCGCCGAGGGTGGTGAGCAGGTGCAAGCGGCCGAGGATCGACTGGGCGACGTGACAGTTTCCCCCCGCCCAGCCGAAGCCGATCGAGTCCCGGATCCAGTAGCTGCGCACCCATGAACCCAGGGTCGCCAGGCAGAGCAACAGCGAGAGCGCCGTCAGCACGTTCCAGGCGACCGAGCCGGCGCGTCTCCTAGCGAGTGTCATCGGCTCCATTTCCCGCATCGAGGAACGCCCCGGGGTCGATGCTCCATCGTCCTCCAGCTTACCCATCCGGCTCGACGAGCTTCAAATGTCGAGAGCGACCGCGTCCGTGCGTTTAGAATCATACGACCGTCGCACGCCGGGACGGAACGCCCCATGGGAGGATGCCATGCCGCCGAGACGAGCCTCAAGGGCCTTTACGCTGATCGAGCTGCTGGTGGTCATCGCCATCATCGCCGTCTTGATCGCGCTGCTGCTGCCGGCCGTCCAGGCCGCGCGCGAGGCGGCCCGGCGCGCGCAGTGCGCCAACAACCTGAAGCAGGTCGGCCTGGCGATTCACGGCTATGTCTCGACGCACGGGGTCTTCCCGCCGGGACGGGTCAACAGCCATGTCGCCGGCCTGGGGAACACCTGGGGGGCGTACGCCCAACTGCTGCCTCAGCTCGAGTTGACGACGGTCTTCAACGCCTTCAACTTCGATCTCGCGCCCGACACCGCCCCGGCCAACACGACGGCCGGGGCGATCTTCATCTCCACCTTCCTCTGCCCGAGCGATCCCAGCCCGCCCCAGTACGCCCAGGCGAATTACGGGATGCACAATTACCCGGTCTGCGTCGGCAGCCGCCACCCGGTGACCCAAGCCCCGCTCGACGCCTCGGGCCGCGCGCTCGGCGTCCGGCCCGACGGGATGTTCGCGGAGAACTCGGCGCTGCGGCTCGAGGCGGTCGTCGACGGCCTCTCGAACACGGTCGCGGTCGGCGAGTCGATCCGCTCGGTCCCCGGCGTCGGCTTCGACGCCGACAAGCTCAACGGCTTCGTGATCACCGGCGACAACAGGACCAGCGGCCCGCCGATCACGTCGGACGCCGATTACGCGACGCTCTGCCTCGCGAACCCGCCGGCCGGCTTCCAGGTGACGCGAGGGAGCAAATGGCACTACGGGGCCCCGGGCCACAGCATGTACAACCACCGTCGGACGCCCAACGACGCCCGGGGCGACTGCCGGGGCGGACTGCCTCACAGCGACAAGCGCGACCCGTTCTGGCATCAGCTGTCGCTCGACGTCGCGGCGCGGAGCCGGCATCCCGGCGGCGTCCAGGCCTTGCTGGCGGACGGCCACGTCCAGTTCGTCAAGGACTCGGTCGGCCTCACGATCTGGCGGTCGCTCGCGAGCGTCGCCGGGGGCGAGGTCGTCTCGGCCGACTCGTACTGAGACAAGCCTTCCGCCCGGATGGGCCGCTTCCGCAAGACGTTAATCGCCGCGGGCGCCGGGAGGGCGGAAGGGTCCTGTGCATCGCGCCGGGCGGTCGGAACTTCCCCGCCCGGTCGATCTCGCATCGGTTGAAGCCCTCGGACCGATCACGGCTTCAGGACGACCTTGATGCAATTGTCCTGCTTGTCGCGGAAGGTCTTGTACATCTCGGGGGCCTTCTCCAGGGGCACTTCGTGGGTGATGACGAACGAGGGGTCGATCGCGCCGGACTGGATTTTTTCCAGCAACGGCTTCGTGTAACGCTGGGTGTGGGTCTGGCCCATTTTGAAGGTGAGCCCTTTGTTCATCGCCGCACCCATCGGCAGCTTGTCGAGGAAGCCGATGTAGACGCCGGGGATCGACACCGTGCCACCCTTGCGGCAGCACATAATGGCGTCCCTGAGGGCTGCGGGACGGTCGGTCGCCAAGCCCACCGCAGCCTTGGCCTTGTCGACCATGGCTCCGATGCTCCCCGTCCCGTGGGCCTCGGCGCCGACCGCGTCGATGCAGCTGTCCGGCCCCTTGCCCTTGGTCATCTCCATCAGCGTCTCATAGACGTCCTTCTCCATGAAGTCGATGGTCTCGGCCTTGCCCTGACGGGCCATCTCCAGACGCTCGGGCACCGTGTCGATGGCGATGACGCGCCCCGCGCCGAGCAGCCAGGCGCTGCGGATGACGAACTGGCCCACGGGACCGCATCCCCAGATCGCGACCGTGTCCCCCTTCTGGATCTGGGCGTTCTCGGCCGCCATGTAGCCGGTGGGGAAGATATCGGAGAGGAAGACGACCTGCTCGTCGGGGAGGCCGTCGGGGATGACCTGGGGGCCGATGTCGGCGTACGGGACGCGGAGGTATTCGGCCTGGCCGCCGGGGAAGCCGCCGAGCATGTGCGAGTAGCCCAGCAGCCCGGCGGGCGACTGGCCCATCGCCTTTCGGGCGACCTCGGCGTTGGGATTGGAGGTGTCGCAGAGCGAAAATTCGCCCCGCTTGCAGTACCAGCATTCGCCGCAGGAGAGCGTGAACGGGACGACCACCCGGTCGCCCTTCTTGAGCTTCCGGACGTCCTTTCCGACCTCGACGACCACGCCCATCGGCTCGTGGCCAAGGACGTCGCCGGCCTCCATCGTCGGCATGTAGCCGTCGTAGAGGTGGAGGTCGGACCCGCAGATGCAGGTGCTCGTGATCTTGATGATCGCGTCGCCCGGCTTCTCGATCGTGGGGTCGGGGACGGTGTCGACGCGGACGTCGCCCTTCCCGTGCCAGCAGAGGGCTCTCATGGTGTCTCGCCTCCGGTGATCGTAGGGTGTTGGATTTTCAACGTCCCGACACGGCCTCGCTCGCCTCGCGGTAGTGCGGCGCCGACCCGTCCGCCACGTTCGCGCGGTGGGTGGCGATGGAACCGTGCGGCCTGGCGCTGCCGAGCCGCCTGGCGCACCAGTAATCGAGCGCCGTGATCGCGGCGACGACCGCGAACGCGGCGGCGAGGTTTTTCTTCCTGGGGTTGTCCTCGGTGAAGCCCGAGCCCAACGCGGCGAGGTCGAGGGCGTCGCCCGCGACCCGAGCCCAGACCCCCGCCTTGGGGTTTTCCATCGCAAGGATGGCGACGCCCGTGGCGGCTTCCCTTGCGCCGAAGACGCGAAACAGCCAATCCTTGTCCTCCATCCCGAGCGCCCGGCCGATTTCGCGGCCCGCGACGATCTCGGCGAACCCCAGGCCGATGCTGAACCAACCCAGGCCGCGGGCGACCCTCATCTCGTTCATTTTCAGGTCCTGCTTCGTCACGACTCCGAACCCGTCAAGAGCTGGCCGATGAAGGAGAAATTGCAGTGCAAACGGCGAGCCTAAATCCGGAGAGGGGCGTTCGACCTGGGATCAGCCGATTCCCGAGCGGCACACCTTTGCGTCAAATCCGCATGTTCTCATGGGGGTCCATCTCGGCGCGACGATGCGGTTCCTTGCTCCTTCCGCATCCCCTCCGCCGCAGGCGTCGGAAAGTCCGACCGCCCCGACATTCGTCGACGAAGCAGCCGGCATGTGCTTTGCGTACCATTGGTGTTCCCGATACCCTTGATCCACGACGGCTGCGCGGATTTCCCGGCGGCGGGATCGAGGGCGGCCATTCGATGCGGAACCACCGGGAGTCGACCCCATGCGCTGGCAAGGCGGACGAGAAAGTGAGAACGTCGAGGATCGCCGGGGGGTGTCACCGGCGGCGGTCGGCGGCGGGATCGGCACGCTGATCGTGATCGTGCTCGCCCTTTTCCTGGGGATCGACCCGCGTCCCTTGCTCAGGGTCTTCCAGGGGGGCGCGCCGGGTGGGGCGCCCCAGCAGCAGCAACGCGAGCGCGAGCTGACGCCGCAGGAGAAGGAGCAGGGCCAGTTCGTCCGCGCGCTCATGGCGATGACCGAGGACGTCTGGAACGAGCAGTTCGCCGAGATGGGCCGGGAGTATCAGGAGCCGACGCTCGTCCTGTTCTCCGGCCAGGTCGCCACCCAGGGATGCGGCTTCGCCAGCTCGGCCGTCGGGCCGTTTTACTGCCCGGGGGACCAGAAGGTCTACATCGACCTGTCCTTCTACGACGAGCTGAAGACCCGCTTCAAGGCCCCCGGCGAGTTCGCCCAGGCGTATGTGATCGCGCACGAGGTCGGCCACCACGTCCAGAACCTCCTGGGGATCAGCGAGAAGATCTCTCGGGCGCAGCAGCAGTCCGGCAAGGCCGAGGCCAACCGGCTCTCCGTCATGCTGGAGCTTCAGGCCGACTTCTTCGCCGGGGTCTGGGCCCACCACATCGAGAAGAAGCGGCACGTCCTGGAGAGCGGCGACATCGAGTCGGGGCTCCGGGCGGCGACGGCCATCGGCGACGACGCGCTTCAGAAGCAGGCGCAGGGTTATACCGTGCCGGACTCCTTCACCCACGGCACGTCCGAGCAGCGGGTCCGCTGGTTCACCAAGGGGCTCCAGACCGGCGACGTCAACCAGGGCGACACGTTCAACGCGCCGGACCTCTGATCGGGAGGATCGCCGAGGGGCGGTGCAGCTTCTCCAGGCGTCGCGACGGGCGCGACCGGATCGACGGATCCAACCCGTTCGTCGCGATCGACCCTCGCGTCGCGTGGGCTGAATGGGAACGGTTCGCCTCGGTGCGGGGCCGATACAGAAATCAGTTTGGGAACCGGCGGGGGAATTCCGTCGGTCTCCGTCGCGGCGTCGGGCCTCGGACGGATCGTCCGTCCGGGGGAGGAGTCCCGCCGTCCGCCGCCTCGCCTCTCGCGATCATGGAGGATCGTCGCATGTCGGCCTCATCGAACCGCGCCCGCACGTCGCGTCACACGTTCCGCCCGACGGCGGGCGCCGACGCCCGCCTCGAAGAGCGGATCGTCATGTCGAACGCGCCCGTGACGCTGCACGAGTACCTGACGATCTCGCAGCGGCTGCTGGCGAACCCGTCGCCCCGGCTCGCCCGCGTCGTCGGCTTCCCGGCGTTCACGAAGAACGCCCCCGGGGTCCACGAGAACCCCCGGACCATCTACGCCCCGGCGATCCAGACCATCCGTGGCGGCCAGGCGGTCAACGTCGTGACCACCGACGGCTCCCGGTTCCGGATCCAGCTCGGCTACGTCTCCAACACCCAGCAGACCTCGGCCAACGAGGGTGCCGCGGGCGCCTACGCGGTCGGCTCGGGCCAGACGGCGCTGAGCATCGCGCAGCCGACCGAGACGCCCCAGCCCCAGGGGACGGTGCGCGTCTACCCCCGGCCCGACGGCTCCGTCGGCATCATCGTGGACGGCTCGACCTCGAACACCGAGCTGACCATCAACCCGCTCCCCCGGTCGATCCGCAAGGGGTACGCCCACAGCTTCGCCTACGGCCAGGCCGAGCAGACCCGCGTCCTGGACGTCAGCTCGATCACGGTCAACAGCGGCTCGATCGCCTCGATCCTCGGCTATCACACCGCGAACCTGACCGGCCCGGTCACGGTCAGCGGCAGTGGGGCCATCGACCGGATCGCCTTCCGCTCCATCGGGCCGGGCGGGGCGATCACCACCGGCGGCGACGTCGACACGCTCGACATCCTCGCCGGCGCCACCCTCAGCGGCGGCTCGATCTCGATCGGCCGCGACCTCAACCTCCTGAACGTCGGCGGCGACCTGGTGCTGGCGAACGGCAGCAACCTCTTCATCAACCGCGACCTCGGCCTGGTCCCGCAGCCGCCGAAGGGGACCGCGACCGGCTCCAACGTCCTGACCCTGAACGTCCCGCTCGTCGGCACCCAGACGACCCAGCAGTTCCCGCCGGTCTCGGGCCTGATCAAGGGGGACGTCGTCATCAACCCCGGCAGCCAGTTCGCGATCGGCCGGGGGATCGACAATCAGCTCCAGGTGAACGGCAGTTTCACGGGCCTGAGCCATTTCAGCGCCAAGGAGAACAACGTCCCGCCCGACACCACCACCACCCCGCCGACGCCGGTCCCGCCGATCCGGATCCTGGGGACCATCACGGCCTGACCTGGCCTGACCCCCCGTCGTCGATCAGGGCTTCGGGCCGGCCAGGTAGGCCGGCTTGAGGTCCTTCTTGAACCCGCCGACGCCCGAGTTGTTGGGCTCGTAAGGTCCGACGAAGTCGGCCTTCACGCCGTCGGCGGGGATCTTCTCCTCAAGCCCGAGCGCCCAGAAGACGCCGTTGAGGGCCAGCTTCCGCATCGACTCGGCCTTGAAGTCGAAGGGATGGCCCAGGGTCGTGAAGAAGACCCGGGCGGGCTTGCCGCTCGCGCCGGTGTAGGTCTTCGTCCAGGCGACGGGGTTGGTCTCGGGGAATCGGTCGAACTCCTTCGCGTGGCCCGATTTCAGGGCCTTGCCGATCAGGAGCCGGGTGCAATCTCCCTCCAGCGCGTCGCCTCCCCCCTCGACGTGGTACAGCCACGAGTAGGTCTCGAACGGCGTCACGCCCCGGAGGGTGGGGTGTCCGACGGCCGAGGGCTCGGGGGAGACGGCGGTGAGCATCTCCAGTCCGTCGCCGAAGTGGCCGTGGTGGGTGATCCATTTCTGGCCGAAGACCTTGCGCTCCCAGGCCTCGTTCATCTCGGCCGCGTGGGGGCCGCCGTCGTACCGGAAGGCGTGGGTGGCGGTGCGGAAGCCCATGATGGGTCGGCCGCTCTCGGCGTACTTCCGGATCCGGTCGAGCTGGTGGTCGGGCAGCTTGCGGAACCGGGTGTACATGACGACGAGGTCGGCGTCGTCGAGCGCCTCCAGCCCGGCGATGTTCGTCAGGACGTTCGGGTCGACCTTCCCCTGCTCGTTCAGGGCGTAGCAGACCGAGACGCGGAACCCGTGGGTCTCGTCGAGGATCCTCGCCAGCATCGGCAGGGACTCCTCGCTGCGATACTCCTCGTCGCCGCTGATGAGGACGACGTGGGGGGCCTCGGCCTTGGCCGGCTCGTCCGCGGCCCTCGCCGCGAGGGGGAGGAGGAGCAAGCAGGCCGGGCCGAACCAGCGGGAGAACGCGCGCGCCATGGGGGGATCCTCGGGTGTGGTGGGCGGTTTCCGCCGTTATAAGGGCCGCGGGGTCGCGGTGCAACGGGCTTGGCGGGTCAGGCGTCCTCGGAGTGCTCGTGGGGGTGGGGGAACGGCTCCAGGTGGACGAGGACGTCGCGGACGATCGGGAAGCGGTCGAGGATCCGATCCTTGACCTGATGGCTGATCCGGTGCCCCTCGTCGACGCTCATCGCCGCCGAAACCTGGACATGGATGTCGACCAGGTATTCCAGGCCCGTCTTGCGGACCCAGAGCTTGTCGACGTTGCGGACCCGAGGCATGTCGGCGGCGGCCTCGCGGATCGCCTCCACGAACTCCGGCTCGGCCTGGGCGTCCATCAACTCCTGGGCGCTGGA includes:
- a CDS encoding DUF1559 domain-containing protein — encoded protein: MPPRRASRAFTLIELLVVIAIIAVLIALLLPAVQAAREAARRAQCANNLKQVGLAIHGYVSTHGVFPPGRVNSHVAGLGNTWGAYAQLLPQLELTTVFNAFNFDLAPDTAPANTTAGAIFISTFLCPSDPSPPQYAQANYGMHNYPVCVGSRHPVTQAPLDASGRALGVRPDGMFAENSALRLEAVVDGLSNTVAVGESIRSVPGVGFDADKLNGFVITGDNRTSGPPITSDADYATLCLANPPAGFQVTRGSKWHYGAPGHSMYNHRRTPNDARGDCRGGLPHSDKRDPFWHQLSLDVAARSRHPGGVQALLADGHVQFVKDSVGLTIWRSLASVAGGEVVSADSY
- a CDS encoding zinc-dependent alcohol dehydrogenase codes for the protein MRALCWHGKGDVRVDTVPDPTIEKPGDAIIKITSTCICGSDLHLYDGYMPTMEAGDVLGHEPMGVVVEVGKDVRKLKKGDRVVVPFTLSCGECWYCKRGEFSLCDTSNPNAEVARKAMGQSPAGLLGYSHMLGGFPGGQAEYLRVPYADIGPQVIPDGLPDEQVVFLSDIFPTGYMAAENAQIQKGDTVAIWGCGPVGQFVIRSAWLLGAGRVIAIDTVPERLEMARQGKAETIDFMEKDVYETLMEMTKGKGPDSCIDAVGAEAHGTGSIGAMVDKAKAAVGLATDRPAALRDAIMCCRKGGTVSIPGVYIGFLDKLPMGAAMNKGLTFKMGQTHTQRYTKPLLEKIQSGAIDPSFVITHEVPLEKAPEMYKTFRDKQDNCIKVVLKP
- a CDS encoding neutral zinc metallopeptidase; the encoded protein is MRWQGGRESENVEDRRGVSPAAVGGGIGTLIVIVLALFLGIDPRPLLRVFQGGAPGGAPQQQQRERELTPQEKEQGQFVRALMAMTEDVWNEQFAEMGREYQEPTLVLFSGQVATQGCGFASSAVGPFYCPGDQKVYIDLSFYDELKTRFKAPGEFAQAYVIAHEVGHHVQNLLGISEKISRAQQQSGKAEANRLSVMLELQADFFAGVWAHHIEKKRHVLESGDIESGLRAATAIGDDALQKQAQGYTVPDSFTHGTSEQRVRWFTKGLQTGDVNQGDTFNAPDL
- a CDS encoding ThuA domain-containing protein; the protein is MARAFSRWFGPACLLLLPLAARAADEPAKAEAPHVVLISGDEEYRSEESLPMLARILDETHGFRVSVCYALNEQGKVDPNVLTNIAGLEALDDADLVVMYTRFRKLPDHQLDRIRKYAESGRPIMGFRTATHAFRYDGGPHAAEMNEAWERKVFGQKWITHHGHFGDGLEMLTAVSPEPSAVGHPTLRGVTPFETYSWLYHVEGGGDALEGDCTRLLIGKALKSGHAKEFDRFPETNPVAWTKTYTGASGKPARVFFTTLGHPFDFKAESMRKLALNGVFWALGLEEKIPADGVKADFVGPYEPNNSGVGGFKKDLKPAYLAGPKP